TGAGGGAGAGTAAGACGCCACTCAGGTGCATTTTGCGTGTCTTCGTTCGCGTCCTTCTCCATGGTCAAAGCGCAAATCTCCCAGCTCGAGAGATGGATGATTCGTTGCCGGTGGCAGGAACCTGCCATTGGGCTGATTGGCGTTCCAGCGGCGAATTTTCGTGCTGCGGATTGGGAGCCCGAAGCTGGCGAGCCAAGCCTGGGATGGAGAGCTTCTCGGGAATGGGACGTTATGCGATTCAACTTGTCGGCAATGGATCGATACGCTTCGAGGAGGGGTATCCTCGGGAACCATGGACACTTCGTTGAATGCCAAGAAGTTCAGTTTGATCCGAGTCCCCTACGCGTCCCCGGACGAAATAGAGCGTTCGGTCGATGCAGTGCTCGCGCCAATTCTCAATCGCAAGACCGAGATGGACTTTGTCTTGGGATCGTGGAGATTTGCTCACGTTTATCGTGAAGTGATCAAGCCAAAATACGGCATCGAGCTTATCGAGCGAGCAAATCTTGGAATGCTCGGCAAGGCGAAGGTATTCGGCGCGTTTGACCCGGTAAGAAACTGCGCATGGATTGATCAGATCGCAAGTCCGGAATCTGGGCACCCGCGTCGCACATTCGTGCTGTGGCATGAGGTTATTGGTCATGGCGTGCTTCAAGGCGACTTGCTGCGTGCAGAGCTTCATCGCTGCGCGGAGGAGGCTGTGTTGCACGACACGACAATAACGCTGGACGACATGACTCGGGAGCGGCTTGAGATCCAAGCCAACATGGCTGCCGGCGCGGCCGCTGCACCGCGACGGTTGGTGCTCGGGGCGCTAATCCATCGACTCGAATCCAAACGACCGATCGTGTTCAACGGCCCCAACAAATACACAATTGGACGCAGAATTGTCGAAGCGAGCAGTGCGTGGGACTTGGCGTTGGCGGCCGCTAGTCAGATTCAGTGTGCGTTTGACGGCCTGTCAAAGCACTGCCTTGCGATTCGAATCATGAACTCCCGTTACTTCTTCGATAACACCGAAACTGGCCATTCTCGGATGCGCTTGTATCGCAGCGCATGAAAAGCGAGCAGTTACTCAGAACTCACACTGTTTCGGCGCCCTTGGGAACGGGATCACATCCCGCACGTTCTGCATCCCGGTCAGGAACATCATCGCGCGTTCGAAGCCGAGCCCGAAGCCCGCGTGCGGCACGGTTCCGTAGCGGCGCAGGTCGCGGTACCACCAGTATTCCTTGATCGGCAGGCCCATCTCGGTGATGCGGGCGTCGAGCCTGTCGAGGCGTTCTTCGCGCTGGCTGCCGCCGATGATCTCGCCGACCTGCGGCACGAGCACGTCCATCGCCGCGACCGTCGGGCCGGGTGCGCCGTCCGTCCCCGGATCGTTCTCGCGCATGTAAAAGGCCTTGATCGCCTTCGGATAGTTCATCAGCACCACCGGCTGCTTGAAATGCTGCTCGGTGAGATAGCGCTCGTGCTCGGACTGAAGGTCCTTGCCCCACTCAATCGGATACTCGAACTTGGCCTTGCCGCTCGCGATCGCCTCCTTGAGGATCTTGATCCCTTCTGTGTATGGCAGGTGGCGGAAGGGCTTGTCGAGCACATCCTTGAGGCGGACGAGCAGACCCTTCTCGATGCGCTCGTCGAAGAATTTCATGTCGTCGGCGCGCTCGTTCAGCATCGTCTGGATCAGATACTTGATGAAGTCTTCCGCAAGCTTGGCGTCATCCTTCAGATCGGCGAACGCAATCTCGGGCTCGATCATCCAGAACTCGGCGAGGTGGCGGCTGGTGTTGCTGTTCTCGGCGCGGAAAGTCGGACCGAAGGTGTAGACCTTGGAGAGAGCGCAGCAATAGGTCTCGACGTTCAACTGGCCGCTGACGGTGAGGTGCGTTTCTTTGCCGAAGAAGTCCTGGGAAAAATCAGGTGCCGAGGTGTCGAGGTGTCCAGGTGCCGAGGGTGTTTTCGTACTTGACACCTCGACACCAGATCCCTTGACACCTTCGCCCGCCTGCAACCGGGGCGGGTTGACCGAATCAAGCGTGCTCACCCGGAACATCTGCCCCGCGCCCTCGCAGTCGCTGCCGGTGACGATCGGCGTGTGCACATAGAAAAAGCCGCGCTCGTCGAAAAACCGGTGTATCGCCATGCTCAGCGTGTGACGCACGCGCGCAACGGCGCCGAACGTGTTCGTGCGAACACGCAGGTGCGCGACCTCGCGCAGGTATTCGAAACTGTGCGGCTTGGGCTGGATCGGGTACTTGTCCGGATCGTCCACAAGCCCGATGACCTTGATACCCGCGCCCTCGCCGGCGATTGCGGCATCGACGAGCACTTCGTTGCCCCCCTTGGGATTCTGAACGATCTTTCCTGTTGCCTCGATCGCGCAGCCTGTGGTCAGTTTCGCGACGTCGGCGTAGTTGGAGATGTCGCCCTTCGCCACGATCTGGATCGTGTCGAAGCACGTTCCATCGTGGAGCGCGATGAAGGAGAGGCCGCCGTCGGCCTTGCTGTCGCGCCGGGTGCGAACCCACCCTTTCAGGGTGACCGCGGTTCCCGGCGCCGCTTTCGCGGCCTGCTTGACGCTCATCCAAGCCATACGAATCTCCGAGGTTGAGAGGAGGCGATGGTAGGGAGAAGTGCTCCGCCGCGGCAAAAACGCTGCCTCTTTGGGCCCGGACCGCCGCAATCTAGGGTGATTCCCTCTGGTGGCCAATGCCCACCGCAAGGTAGAATGCGAAGCGGGAGCGGCTCGCGCCGCTTCCGCCCCCGCAGGGAGTACTCACATGAATAGCGATCGACCCTCTCGGTTCGATTCGTTCCGGAGCGCGGTGGCGGCATTGGCGTTTTTCGCCGGCTCGATGCTCGTCGTTCACTCGTCGAACGCGCAGGTCGCGCCGGTTCCCAAGGTCAAGGTGAAAGTCTGGCTGAAGGATCTTTCGATCATCGACGACATGGACGACCGGCTCACGCGCGGGTGCGGCGACCTGGTTTTCGCATGGAACTGCGGCTTCGAGGGCGAACCTTCCACCTCCAATTCCGCGGGCGCCAAGGCAAAGAACTCCGACGACAAACCCTACAACATCTGCGATAACAGCACGCTCGGACTCAACGTGCTGCTCATCGAAAAAGACCTCTGCTGCCCGATTCCCGACCTCGAAGCGGTCATCGACTTCTGGGACGACGACGATTCGACGGCGGAAATGATCGCGGACATCGCCGACAATGTTCTCGCCGCGGCAGTGGGCGTCATTCTCAAGACCGACGGCAAACCCATCCAGGATGCGCTCGCCGGAATTCACAAGGCGCTCCAACTCACCGGCAAGCCGACGTCCGACTCGATGGGAACCATGCGAAATCTGGATATTCATCCCCCGGGCACCTGCATCTTCTGCGATGCGACCGATACGACCGAGCCCGTGAATCTTGACGGCGGGGCGGGAAAGAACAACGGGTCGGTCACCCTCACGTGGAAGGCATGTCAGATTGGAACGTGCGCGCCGATCGGCTGCGATTCGGGCGGTCCTCCGCCGACTCCTCCGGAAGACAACATCGAGAAGGCCCGGGGAGGCCAATCGAGCGACGACGAGATCGATCTGCACATGGGAGTGGGCGACGATGTATTGCAGATCCCCATGCTCGCCGGGCAGACTCGCGATTTCCTCTTCGGAATCGACGCCGACATGAACCCCGCGACGGGCGTGCCGCCCAGCGCGCCCTGGAACGCTCTGGTCGGATGTGAATGGCGCATCAGGATTCACCAGACCTCCGACGGCTCCTCAAACTCAACAACCGCGGGCGTGGAGCAATACACGGCCGGTTCGTGGCACGCGACGGCAATGCCCGTGCTCTTCCACGCGATCCGCGGGCGAGAGGCGGTGGCCTACGTCTCCAAGTCCGCGCTCGGCCTCGGTTCGGCGTTCGCCGTCATGGTGGAACTGGACAGAAACGGCATTCTCCGTGATGTCGAGCCGAACAATCAGATCGCGCATCGCTACATGGTCCAATGGCTGGCTCAGGGTTCGGGAATCGGCGAACCTCCGTACGTGGTTCAGGCGCGACAGATGAAGGATGCCGTCGCCCCGATGGCGCACATCCGCTTCACGTTCAACGAGAACGTGACCATCGGTCCGAACCCCATTCAGATCGCACCCCCGTTGCCGCTGAACATCGTGCGATCGTGGCGCACGATGGACGTTTACTTTCAGACCCCGGTTACCGCCCCCAGCGAGCAGATGTACGCGCTGACTTTGTTGCCCGCTCAGATCACCGATGCCGCAGGGAATCAACTCGACGGAAACGCCGACGGAATCCCGGGCGATCCTTACGTGCGAAAGTATGATCCGCCCGAACTCCGCCTCACGTTCACCGACAACGCGGGGAACGCCCGCAACGAATACCTGCCCGGCGAAACGGTGTTCCTCAAGGGTTCTGGCCTTCCCGCCAACGGCCCCGCGCGCTTCTACTTCATCGCGAACGGGCCGCTCTCCAACGGTCAAACGCTCGTCGATATTTCCCCGTCGCACACGTTCAAGGTCGTCAATGTTTCCGGCGGCAATCTTCTGAATGTCCAAGTGGGCGTTCCGTGCGACAGCAGCGCTTCGCAGGGTGGCGACCTGTGCGAGGTGGATGGCGTGCTCGACGTCAACAATAACGGAATCTACGACGCGGGCACCGACGTGTTCTTGAAAGGCGAAAGCATCGGGGTGAACGCCGGTATGTACCTCGATCAGAACGCCAATGCCACCCGCGACAAGATGGACATTCTGTTGGGCGATTCGCGCGACGCCGACGCCGACGGAATCCCCGACGAAGTCCCCGTCTGCCGCGGCGACCTCAACTTCGACGGGCTCGTGGACGACGCCGATTTCGTCAAGTTTGTTCAGGCGTACAACTTGCTCTTGTGCACCGACGATTTCATGCCCCCGCACTGTCAGAGCGACCTGAACCGCGACGGTCTGGTGGACGATGGCGACTTTGTCGTCTTCGTTCACAATTACGACGAACTGATCTGTCCGTGATTGGACATCAACGACGGCGAGAAAGCCGGTAGAACGTACCGTCGTACACCACCTCCGCGCCCGGAGGCACGCGGATCATCGTGCCCCCGTCCGGCGGACGGCGCTGATCGCCGTCAGCAGGGACTCGATCACGATTGCCCGACAATTCACCCACGGAATCAAAGCCCGCCTCGCTGCCGCGGCGTTTTTCCGTCAGCACGAACACCTGCTGGTATTTCTCGAGTTGCTCCTCGGTCGCATGCTCCTCGCGCACGGGCGTCTTGAGGAAATACCCGGCCCACCACTGCAAGCCGTGCCGCGCGAGAACGACGGCGCTTCCATCGGACGGAACGAGCCCGCGCATCGAACGAAACTCAGGGACGGCATCATCCGCGACGACCGAACCGCCCCCACCCCCACCCCCGGGTGCGCCCGGTCCGTCCCCGCCATTCTGAACACCGGGACCTTGCGGTCCATTTGGACTGCCGCGGCCGCTGAAATTGCCTGTGCCGCGAGCGAAATTGCCGGAGTTGTTTGCGAAGCGCGGCGGCGGTCCGCCCTTGCCGCGGAGGGCCATCGGAAACGCCAAAATGAGGATGACGATTCCGACGATCGCGCCGAGCGCCGGCGCACCGATGCGCACCCAAGTTCGGATTGATTCGGCGCCACTCAGGAGCAAGAAGCCCACGATGATCGCGAGCGGTATCGGCGTCATGAGCGACAAGCGCTCGGCGTATTGACCCTGGATCAGCGGACATGTGACGAGCAAGGCCGTGCATACCGCGCCCGAAACGATTGCCATCTCGGCCACGCCGACATGTCGAGCTCGCCAGATCGCGAGCGAGCCGAAGACCAAGAGCACGGCCCACGCACCGGCCCGCATCGGGAGTGCGCCCGCTGGAAAACCGCCCGGGGGACCGCCGGGCCCGCGATCGAACTGCATCGGACGATTCGGACCCGCGGAGTCTTGCATCGGCCGGTCGAAACTCGGTTGATCAGTGTCCGGGCCGTCAAAATGCGGTCTGTCGGATCTGAAATCGGGCCGACCCGGTTGATCGAAAAGAGCCGGTCGGCCTTGCGGCCGATCGCCCGCGCCGAACATCTTCGTCACGCCCTGCGTCAGGCCGATCGCCTTTGACGGCGCGACCGAGTAGACCAGCAGCCAGAGAATTCCCGCGCCGGCGATGCAGGCAAGCCCGCTGAGAACGATCGTCTTGGGGCGAGGCTTTGCACGGAACAGCACGAACACGCCGATCGAGCTCGAGACGAGCACCATTGTCACGCCGAATGCGCCGATGTGCGTGATCGCCGCGAGCGCGAGAAACAAAACGACGAAGAGCCAGCGGATCACGCCGCCGCGCCGGAGGGCCGCGTAGATTGCGCACGCGCATGCCGCCATCCACACCAGGCCGAGCGAGTTTTTCTGGAAGTCACCCGTCATGCGGAGAATCGGCGGGCTGAGAATCGCGATCGCGCCCACGGCGAAGATGGCGATTGCGATCACGAGGGCACGCGGGACGGCTCGACGAGATTCGCCCTGTTCACCGCTTGATCCTGCATTTCGCGCGCGGATCGCGCCGGCCAGCCCGAGCAGAAGGAGCGCGAGCGGGATTGCCGCGAGAGGCTGCGAAACCGCATCGACGATGCGTGAAGCGAGCAGCGTCGCCGAATCGACATCCATGCCGCGCAAGATCATCAGCGCTTTGGCGAGCGCGGCATCGAGCCAGAAAATGAACGGAACTTCGACGTAGGGGAGCTTGCCATTCTCGAGCACGCCCCGCGCCTGCATCGGGTAGTACGCGGCGTCGATGCCGGGGGGCAGCACCCTGGAGAACAGCATCACGGAGCGCAGCGCCATCGCGCCGGCAACGAGCGCGATTGTCATTGCGGTCGCCACGACCGCTGTTCGTCTTTGAGAAGGGCGCGCGGCAACTGCATGATCCATGCAAACAGCCTAACGCCCGGAACCAAGAGCTGATGCATTGGCCACTCCGCGACAAAAAGAAAACCGCGGGGCTCGGAGCCCCGCGGCGTTTGATGCTTTCTGCGACACTCGTGCCGGATGCCAAATGCCTCTGCCTTATCCCGCCTTCGCGATCGCCTCGCCCTTTTCGAGCTTGGCTTCGATCGCCTTGACCAGGCCCGCGACATTGCGGCCCGGGCCGAGGATCTGGCCGACGACCTTCTTCGCCGGGCTGATGACGAGCGCGACGATCTGGCCGATGGCCTCATCCTTGGTCGGGAACTTCGAGAGTTCCGTCACGCCGGCCTTGCCCTTGAAGATCTCGCCGTCGAGCATCGCGGCCCGCAGTTCAACCTTCGGCATCGCCTTGGTGAGCTCGACCACTTCGCGCGTCAGTTCGATGATCGATTCGCCGCCGTAGGCGAGCGCGGTCGATTCCGAAAAGAACTCGGTGAGCGGCTTGAGCTTGCCGCCCTCGAAGGTCTTCTTCGCCAGCGCATTGCGGACGACGGTGACCTTCATCTTCTTCTTCGCGAGTCCGGCGCGAAGCTTGGTCGTGTCTTTGGCGTTGAGGCCACGGACGCCGATCACCAGCGCCGTCTCCACCTCGCCCATGCGGGTCGTGTAGTCCCGCATGATCATGTTTTTCACTGTCTTTGACATGGGTGAATCCTCTCAGTGCTGGTGTGCTTATTCCTCGGCCGCCGCGGCATTGACGTACTTGACCTGCACGCCCGGAGTCATGACGCCGCTGACCGTGATCTTCTTGATGTACACGCCCTTGGCCGTCGCCGGGCGGACCTTCTCGATCGCGCGGATGAAGTGCTCGAGATTCTCGACGAGGTCGTTGTCCTTGAACGACATCTTGCCGATCACCGCGTGCACGTTGCCGCCCTTGTCGGCGCGATACTCGACCTTACCGGCCGAGTATTCCTTCACGGCTTCGGGCACGTTGGTCGTGACCGTTCCGGCCTTGGGGCTGGGCATGAGGCCCTTGGGGCCGAGCACCTTACCGAGCTTGGAAACGACGCGCATCATGTCGGGCGACGCGATGGCGACATCGAAATCCATCCAGCCCTTTTCGATCTCGGCGACGAGGTCGTCGGCGCCGGCCTTGACCGCGCCGTTGGCAAGAGCCTGCGGCGAAACGTCGCTCTGGCAGAACGCGATAACACGCTTGGTCTTGCCGATACCCTTAGGAAGGCTGAGCGAGCCGCGCAGCGCCTGATCGGCTTGCGCGGTGTCGATGCCGAGGTGGAAGCAGACGTTGACCGTCTGATCGAACTTGGTGGCCTTGAACTTCTTGAGGGCCGCGATCGCCGCGGCGGGTTCGACCGCGCTGTTGACGCGGAGCTTGTCGTTGTTCTTGGTGCGCTTGGTGACGTATTGCATGTGGTCTTGCTCCTTTAGCCTTCGACCACGGTGACGCCCATCGAGCGCGCCGTGCCTTCGATGATCCGCATCGCCGCTTCAACGCTTGCGGCGTTGAGATCGGCCTGCTTGGTCGCGGCGATCGCCTTGACTTGCGCCTTGGTGATCTTGCCGACTTTGTCCTTGTTCGGAACGCCCGAGCCCTTTTCGACGCCTGCCGCGTCCTTGATCAGGACGCTCGCG
The DNA window shown above is from Phycisphaeraceae bacterium and carries:
- the rplA gene encoding 50S ribosomal protein L1, with protein sequence MQYVTKRTKNNDKLRVNSAVEPAAAIAALKKFKATKFDQTVNVCFHLGIDTAQADQALRGSLSLPKGIGKTKRVIAFCQSDVSPQALANGAVKAGADDLVAEIEKGWMDFDVAIASPDMMRVVSKLGKVLGPKGLMPSPKAGTVTTNVPEAVKEYSAGKVEYRADKGGNVHAVIGKMSFKDNDLVENLEHFIRAIEKVRPATAKGVYIKKITVSGVMTPGVQVKYVNAAAAEE
- the asnS gene encoding asparagine--tRNA ligase, producing the protein MAWMSVKQAAKAAPGTAVTLKGWVRTRRDSKADGGLSFIALHDGTCFDTIQIVAKGDISNYADVAKLTTGCAIEATGKIVQNPKGGNEVLVDAAIAGEGAGIKVIGLVDDPDKYPIQPKPHSFEYLREVAHLRVRTNTFGAVARVRHTLSMAIHRFFDERGFFYVHTPIVTGSDCEGAGQMFRVSTLDSVNPPRLQAGEGVKGSGVEVSSTKTPSAPGHLDTSAPDFSQDFFGKETHLTVSGQLNVETYCCALSKVYTFGPTFRAENSNTSRHLAEFWMIEPEIAFADLKDDAKLAEDFIKYLIQTMLNERADDMKFFDERIEKGLLVRLKDVLDKPFRHLPYTEGIKILKEAIASGKAKFEYPIEWGKDLQSEHERYLTEQHFKQPVVLMNYPKAIKAFYMRENDPGTDGAPGPTVAAMDVLVPQVGEIIGGSQREERLDRLDARITEMGLPIKEYWWYRDLRRYGTVPHAGFGLGFERAMMFLTGMQNVRDVIPFPRAPKQCEF
- the rplJ gene encoding 50S ribosomal protein L10, with the translated sequence MSKTVKNMIMRDYTTRMGEVETALVIGVRGLNAKDTTKLRAGLAKKKMKVTVVRNALAKKTFEGGKLKPLTEFFSESTALAYGGESIIELTREVVELTKAMPKVELRAAMLDGEIFKGKAGVTELSKFPTKDEAIGQIVALVISPAKKVVGQILGPGRNVAGLVKAIEAKLEKGEAIAKAG